The proteins below come from a single Streptococcus hyointestinalis genomic window:
- a CDS encoding ABC-F family ATP-binding cassette domain-containing protein — MSILEVKNLSHGFGDRAIFENVSFRLLKGEHIGLVGANGEGKSTFMSIVTGQLQPDEGKVEWSKYVTAGYLDQHTVLNTGQTIRDVLRTAFDDLFKTEERINDIYMAMAEEGADVDSLMEEVGELQDRLESRDFYTLDAKIDEVARALGVMDFGMDTDVTELSGGQRTKVLLAKLLLEKPDILLLDEPTNYLDAEHIEWLKRYLQDYENAFVLISHDIPFLNDVINIVYHVENLDLVRYTGDYHQFEEVYAMKKAQLEAAYERQQKEIADLQDFVNRNKARVATRNMAMSRQKKLDKMEKIELKAEKPKPSFSFKEARTPSRFIFQTQGLQIGYDRPLTAPLDLTFERNQKIAIVGANGIGKTTLLKSLLGIIPPLAGQVERGDYLELGYFEQEVAHANRQTPLEAVWDAFPAMNQAEVRAALARCGLTSKHIESQIQVLSGGEQAKVRFCLLMNRENNVLVLDEPTNHLDVDAKDELKRALQAYKGSVLMVCHEPDFYQGWVDDVWDFNTLA, encoded by the coding sequence ATGAGTATTTTAGAAGTGAAAAATCTTAGTCACGGTTTTGGTGACCGTGCGATTTTTGAGAATGTCTCTTTTCGCCTGTTAAAAGGTGAGCATATCGGACTTGTCGGGGCAAATGGTGAGGGTAAATCAACTTTCATGTCTATTGTCACAGGGCAATTGCAGCCTGATGAGGGAAAAGTCGAGTGGTCTAAGTATGTGACAGCAGGCTATCTTGACCAGCACACAGTGCTTAACACTGGTCAGACCATCCGTGATGTCTTGCGGACAGCTTTTGATGACCTCTTTAAGACCGAAGAGCGTATCAACGACATTTACATGGCGATGGCTGAAGAGGGCGCTGATGTCGATAGCCTCATGGAGGAGGTCGGTGAGCTGCAAGACCGTCTAGAAAGCCGTGATTTTTATACCTTAGATGCCAAGATTGATGAGGTAGCTCGTGCGCTTGGTGTTATGGACTTTGGCATGGATACAGATGTCACAGAGCTCTCTGGTGGACAGAGAACTAAGGTTTTACTGGCTAAACTTTTGCTTGAAAAACCAGACATTCTCCTGCTTGATGAGCCAACCAACTATCTGGATGCGGAGCACATCGAGTGGTTGAAGCGCTACCTGCAAGACTACGAAAATGCCTTTGTGCTTATCTCGCACGACATTCCTTTCTTAAATGATGTCATCAATATCGTCTACCACGTTGAAAATCTCGACTTGGTGCGCTATACAGGGGATTACCATCAGTTTGAGGAAGTTTATGCCATGAAAAAAGCACAGCTTGAGGCAGCTTATGAGCGTCAGCAAAAAGAAATCGCAGACCTGCAGGACTTTGTCAATCGCAATAAAGCCAGAGTGGCGACACGCAATATGGCAATGTCTCGTCAGAAGAAATTGGACAAGATGGAAAAAATCGAGCTGAAAGCTGAAAAGCCTAAGCCAAGCTTTTCTTTCAAAGAAGCGAGAACACCGAGCCGCTTCATCTTTCAGACGCAGGGTTTGCAAATCGGCTACGACCGTCCGCTGACCGCTCCGCTTGATTTGACTTTTGAGCGCAATCAAAAGATTGCCATTGTCGGAGCAAACGGGATTGGTAAGACGACGCTTCTAAAGAGTCTACTGGGCATTATCCCGCCACTTGCTGGGCAAGTTGAGCGTGGGGACTACTTGGAGCTAGGTTATTTTGAGCAGGAAGTGGCTCACGCTAATCGTCAAACACCGCTAGAAGCCGTTTGGGACGCTTTCCCAGCGATGAATCAAGCAGAAGTGCGTGCAGCACTAGCCAGATGTGGGTTGACCAGCAAGCACATCGAAAGCCAAATCCAAGTGCTGTCTGGTGGTGAGCAAGCCAAGGTGCGCTTTTGCCTTTTGATGAACCGTGAAAATAATGTCCTTGTCCTAGATGAGCCGACCAATCACCTCGATGTGGACGCTAAGGACGAGTTGAAGCGAGCACTGCAAGCCTACAAAGGCTCTGTTCTCATGGTCTGCCACGAGCCCGACTTTTACCAAGGCTGGGTGGATGACGTCTGGGATTTTAACACGCTAGCTTAG
- a CDS encoding ABC transporter ATP-binding protein, protein MAYIEMKHSYKRYQVGESEIVANNDINFAIEKGELVIILGSSGAGKSTVLNILGGMDTNDEGQVIIDGKDISGYSAKELTTYRRNDVGFVFQFYNLVPNLTAKENVELASEIVADARDATETLADVGLEKRINNFPAQLSGGEQQRVSIARAVAKNPKLLLCDEPTGALDYQTGKQVLKILQNMSRKEGATVIIVTHNSALAPIADRVIHMHDARVSSIELNSHPQDIDTLEY, encoded by the coding sequence ATGGCTTATATCGAAATGAAACATTCCTACAAGCGTTATCAGGTGGGAGAGTCCGAGATTGTCGCCAATAACGACATCAATTTTGCGATTGAAAAAGGGGAGCTTGTGATTATTCTTGGCTCGTCTGGAGCTGGAAAGTCAACGGTGCTAAACATTCTAGGTGGTATGGACACCAATGACGAAGGTCAAGTCATTATTGATGGCAAGGATATTTCTGGTTACTCCGCAAAAGAGCTGACCACTTACAGACGCAATGACGTTGGCTTTGTTTTTCAGTTTTACAATCTAGTGCCCAACTTGACCGCCAAAGAAAACGTAGAGTTGGCTTCTGAGATTGTAGCGGATGCTAGAGATGCGACGGAGACGCTAGCAGATGTCGGCTTAGAAAAGCGTATCAATAATTTCCCAGCGCAGCTATCAGGTGGTGAGCAACAGCGGGTGTCTATCGCAAGGGCTGTCGCTAAAAATCCAAAGCTTCTCCTTTGTGACGAGCCGACAGGAGCGCTTGACTATCAGACGGGTAAGCAAGTGCTGAAAATCTTGCAAAACATGTCTCGCAAAGAGGGAGCGACTGTTATTATTGTCACACACAATTCAGCTCTCGCTCCGATTGCAGATCGTGTCATTCACATGCACGACGCTCGTGTGAGCAGCATTGAGCTCAACAGCCATCCACAGGATATTGACACCTTAGAATATTAG
- a CDS encoding HAD-IIB family hydrolase — MHFVFDLDGTICFDGFTIEASIKEALEQASDFGHELLFASARSYRDCIDVLGESLSQNMVIGLNGGVVYDKGKLYTYHRLDKSVFQATVDFCQYHHIPYFVDDDFNYASHRAHKIPFIKSVDPLSLATMLDITQLHHPIKMVLYLGEHEELLPLLVDELKKAGIANISYHENEKCLYLNPDGITKASTLSQIIGNQFVAFGNDKNDIDMFKLAQYSVQIGNYHLLKDYADEQVKDTETIPEKILTLFETYQNF; from the coding sequence ATGCATTTTGTTTTTGATTTAGACGGGACGATTTGCTTTGATGGGTTTACGATTGAAGCTTCTATCAAGGAAGCGCTAGAGCAGGCATCTGACTTTGGGCATGAGCTTCTCTTTGCCTCGGCACGCTCTTATCGGGACTGCATTGACGTTTTAGGAGAGTCGCTGAGTCAGAACATGGTCATTGGGCTTAACGGTGGTGTGGTCTATGACAAGGGCAAGCTCTATACCTACCATCGTCTAGATAAGTCTGTTTTTCAAGCGACTGTTGACTTTTGCCAGTACCATCACATCCCCTACTTTGTGGATGATGACTTTAACTATGCCAGTCATAGAGCGCACAAGATACCCTTTATCAAGAGTGTTGACCCCTTGTCTTTAGCGACTATGCTGGACATTACTCAGCTTCATCATCCTATTAAAATGGTGCTCTATCTGGGTGAGCACGAGGAGCTTTTGCCGCTTCTCGTGGATGAATTGAAAAAGGCTGGGATAGCTAATATTAGCTATCATGAAAATGAAAAATGCCTCTATCTCAATCCAGACGGTATCACCAAAGCCAGCACCCTCTCGCAAATCATCGGTAATCAATTTGTCGCCTTTGGCAATGATAAAAACGATATTGACATGTTTAAGCTTGCTCAGTACAGTGTGCAAATCGGTAACTATCATTTACTAAAAGACTACGCAGATGAGCAAGTCAAAGACACCGAAACCATCCCAGAGAAAATCCTCACACTCTTTGAGACTTATCAAAACTTCTAG
- a CDS encoding TetR/AcrR family transcriptional regulator gives MAKRHTETKTYLKDALACLLLEKRFEDITVSDLTQTAGINRGTFYLHFTDKYDMMEQFKCDILDDMFALLKCNFNDELQTRQVLEQGLDYLKQHFDFIYAVSKSSYINFPQTIKDFSHHYLLQMNHYDRGQITEHYHIPADYAMEVHLAIIESIISHWVANGGKESPKEVTNIILQALRLY, from the coding sequence ATGGCAAAACGACACACTGAAACCAAAACTTATCTCAAGGATGCTCTGGCATGCCTGCTCCTTGAAAAGCGCTTTGAGGACATCACTGTCTCAGACCTCACTCAGACGGCAGGTATCAACCGTGGCACTTTTTACCTGCACTTTACCGACAAATATGACATGATGGAGCAGTTCAAATGTGATATTTTAGACGATATGTTTGCGCTACTCAAGTGTAATTTTAATGATGAATTGCAAACAAGACAAGTCCTCGAGCAAGGTCTTGACTACCTAAAGCAGCACTTTGACTTCATCTATGCCGTCTCAAAGTCCAGCTATATCAATTTTCCGCAGACCATCAAGGATTTCTCACACCACTATCTCTTGCAAATGAACCACTATGATAGAGGGCAAATCACTGAGCATTATCACATTCCTGCCGATTATGCTATGGAGGTGCATTTAGCTATCATTGAGAGTATCATCTCGCACTGGGTGGCAAATGGTGGTAAGGAAAGCCCAAAGGAAGTCACCAACATCATCCTTCAAGCTCTTCGTCTGTATTAA
- the tpx gene encoding thiol peroxidase, whose translation MTTFLGKPVTLAGQAVAVGSTAPDFTLTTTDLTKKSLSDFADKVKVISIIPSIDTGICSTQTRTFNQTLSDLDDTVVITVSRDLPFAQARWCGAQGLENAVMLSDYVDSSFGKAYGVLMEEWQLLARAVLVLDKDNKVVYTEYLDNVNSEPNYDKAIEAVKALH comes from the coding sequence ATGACGACATTTTTAGGAAAACCAGTTACCTTAGCAGGTCAAGCGGTTGCTGTTGGCAGCACAGCGCCAGACTTTACCCTCACAACGACTGACCTCACAAAGAAATCTCTCTCAGACTTTGCTGATAAGGTCAAGGTTATCAGTATCATTCCGTCTATCGACACGGGTATTTGCTCAACGCAAACACGTACTTTTAACCAGACTCTTTCTGACTTAGATGATACGGTCGTGATTACAGTGTCTAGAGACCTGCCTTTTGCGCAAGCTCGTTGGTGCGGTGCACAGGGGCTTGAAAATGCTGTAATGTTGTCTGATTATGTCGACTCTTCATTTGGCAAGGCTTATGGCGTACTGATGGAGGAGTGGCAGCTGTTGGCACGTGCCGTTCTTGTCCTTGATAAGGATAATAAAGTGGTCTATACAGAGTATCTTGACAATGTCAACTCTGAGCCAAACTACGACAAAGCCATTGAAGCCGTTAAGGCGCTTCATTAA